The Astyanax mexicanus isolate ESR-SI-001 chromosome 14, AstMex3_surface, whole genome shotgun sequence genome window below encodes:
- the tmem121aa gene encoding transmembrane protein 121, which translates to MVLPPPDKRHVCLTTIVIMTSMAFMDAYLVEQNQGPRKIGVCIIVLVGDICFLIVLRYVAVWVGAEVKTAKRGYAMILWFLYIFVLEIKLYFVFQNYKADRRSLETVARKALTLLLSVCVPGLYLVLVALDSMEYVRTFRKKEDMRGRLFWVALDLLDVLDIQANLWEPQRTGLPIWAEGLMFFYCYILLLILPCVSLSEISVQGEHVSPQKMMLYPVLSLVTINIVTILIRGVNMVLFQDSRVSTIFIGKNVVAIATKACTFLEYRRQVKEFPTQDPAGIAMEIQHNSVPHNQTLPNPTTTLPEEPSPHEVIDT; encoded by the coding sequence ATGGTCCTGCCACCCCCTGACAAGCGACACGTGTGTCTAACCACCATTGTGATCATGACCAGCATGGCTTTCATGGATGCGTACTTGGTGGAGCAGAACCAGGGTCCACGGAAGATCGGAGTTTGCATCATAGTCCTGGTGGGGGACATCTGCTTCCTCATCGTTTTGCGCTACGTCGCGGTGTGGGTCGGGGCTGAGGTTAAAACTGCAAAGCGCGGCTACGCGATGATCCTCTGGTTTCTTTACATCTTCGTCCTGGAGATCAAGCTCTACTTCGTGTTTCAGAACTACAAGGCCGACCGCAGAAGTCTGGAGACGGTGGCGCGGAAAGCTCTGACTCTGTTGCTTTCGGTTTGTGTTCCCGGGCTCTACCTCGTCCTGGTCGCTCTGGACAGCATGGAGTACGTGAGGAccttcagaaaaaaagaagacatGCGAGGGAGGCTGTTCTGGGTGGCCCTGGACCTGCTGGACGTACTAGATATACAAGCCAACCTTTGGGAGCCGCAGCGGACTGGGTTGCCCATCTGGGCCGAGGGTCTGATGTTCTTCTACTGTTACATCCTGCTGCTGATTTTACCCTGTGTGTCTCTGAGTGAGATCAGTGTTCAGGGCGAGCACGTCTCTCCGCAGAAGATGATGCTCTACCCGGTGCTCAGTCTCGTCACCATCAACATCGTTACCATTCTTATCCGTGGGGTCAACATGGTGCTGTTCCAGGACAGTCGAGTCTCCACCATCTTTATCGGTAAGAACGTGGTGGCCATAGCCACTAAGGCCTGCACGTTTTTGGAGTACCGTCGGCAGGTCAAGGAGTTTCCCACACAAGATCCTGCAGGCATCGCAATGGAGATCCAGCACAACTCAGTTCCACACAACCAAACTCTGCCGAATCCTACCACCACCCTGCCAGAGGAGCCGTCGCCCCACGAGGTCATTGACACGTGA